TGGGCTTTGCTTTTTTGGGTCCTTGGCGTTCCTGATTTCCACGTGGGCGGCGTACTTCATCCGCCTCGCCGTGGTCAACTGGAGTGCCATCGAGACCTTCGTCGTCACGCACATCCTGCGCTAACGCGCAGAACCAAGCCTGGAGCGCACTCGCGCGCTCCAGGTTTTTAAATTGTGTGATAAACCTACTCCGGCTTTATCTTGTGGGGATTATGCATCGCGCACGCCTTGTTGCTGCAGCGTTCAGGTATGGTCTTGGTTCCCTCCATCATTAAGGAGCTACACTTAGGACAAATATTTCCTGTTGGCTTTGCTTTCATACTGAAGCGGCACTTTGGGTACGCCGTACAGGCGTAGAACATACCGAATCGCCCCTTCCTCTCTGCAAGTTCACCCTTGCCGCATTCAGGACATTTCACCCCCGTCGTGTTCACAAGGGGTTTCCCGTCGCTCGTTTCAACCTGTTTTACATACCGACATTTTGGGTAGCCACTACACCCAATGAACTCACCGAAACGTCCGGCTCGCTTTACCAAAGGTTTGCTACACTCCGGACACTTTTCTCCCGTCTCCTCCGCCACTTCTTTTTTCATTATCGAGCCATCGAGCACACGCGCACCCTTACATTCAGGAAATCGCTTACAACTATAAAACTTGCCGATGCGCCCGAGCTTCACTACCATGGCGCTGCTACATTCTGGACATCGTATATCATCTGGCGCAGGAGCGATGTCAGTTATCTTATCAATGTCTGCTTTGGCACCCACCGCCTCATGGAAGGGTCCGTAGAACTCTTTTAGTGTTGCTTCGTATGAGCGGTTACCTTCTGCAATCTGGTCGAGCTTGTCTTCCATTTCTGCGGTGAAGGTGTCGCTTATATAATGAGTGAAATTCTTTTCGAGGAATTCGTTTACCACATCGCCCAAGTCTGTGGGGTAGAGTGTTCGGTTTTCTCGGCGCACATATTCACGATCAACGAGCGTCTTCATAATTGACGCATATGTTGAAGGACGCCCAATGCCGCGCTTTTCGAGCTCTTTAATGAGTCCCGCTTCGGTGTAGCGGTTTGGTGGCTCGGTCGCTTTCTTTTCACTCGCCACGTCGACAAGGGAAAGGGGATCTTGCTCTCCAACCTTTGGTAATTCCACATCCTCACCACGCGCTCGGGGGTCTGCACGCAGCCACCCTTCGAAGACGATTCTCGAGCCATTCGCGGCAAAGTCGGGGATGGTTTCTCCACCATCAATGTTCGCAGTAATCTTTGTCTTGAGCGCTTTCGCGTCCGTCATTTGAGAGGAAACAGCGCGTTGCCATATCAGTGCATAGAGCTTCTTGTGTGCTTCTGTCCTCCCAACCTCTTGCTTTTCAATATGTGTTGGGCGGATCGCCTCGTGTGCTTCTTGCGCCGACTTGCTCTTCGTCTTGTAGACATTGGCGCTCATGTATTCATTACCATATTCTTTTCTCACGAAAGCCAAAATACTCTTCTGCGCATCGGCGGCCATGTTGGTCGAGTCTGTGCGCATGTAGGTAATGTGCCCCTCTTCGTAGAGACCTTGCGCGAGGCGCATCGTCTGCGACGGGGAGATGCCGAGCCGTGAGCTCGCAGATTGCTGGAGTGTAGATGTGGTAAAGGGCGCACGTGGAGCGCGTCTCTGTTCCTTCTCTTCGACTGCCATCACTTTCCACGACCCCTTCTTTCCCGCCGCAACAATTCTC
This portion of the Parcubacteria group bacterium genome encodes:
- the topA gene encoding type I DNA topoisomerase codes for the protein MKLVIVESPAKAKTINKYLGDDYVVKSSVGHIRDIPKSSKGAIDIEAGFVPNYQIIPGKEKVVKELAAACKKADEVVLATDPDREGEAISWHIAEICNLNKTPEKVKRIVFHEITEKAVQEAVKNPRSIDMNLKSAQEARRVLDRLFGYDLSGLIWKKLRYGLSAGRVQSPALRILMEQEKEIRAFKPENFWVITAETKTKSGDGLTLTCVQEPRDEKEAERIVAAGKKGSWKVMAVEEKEQRRAPRAPFTTSTLQQSASSRLGISPSQTMRLAQGLYEEGHITYMRTDSTNMAADAQKSILAFVRKEYGNEYMSANVYKTKSKSAQEAHEAIRPTHIEKQEVGRTEAHKKLYALIWQRAVSSQMTDAKALKTKITANIDGGETIPDFAANGSRIVFEGWLRADPRARGEDVELPKVGEQDPLSLVDVASEKKATEPPNRYTEAGLIKELEKRGIGRPSTYASIMKTLVDREYVRRENRTLYPTDLGDVVNEFLEKNFTHYISDTFTAEMEDKLDQIAEGNRSYEATLKEFYGPFHEAVGAKADIDKITDIAPAPDDIRCPECSSAMVVKLGRIGKFYSCKRFPECKGARVLDGSIMKKEVAEETGEKCPECSKPLVKRAGRFGEFIGCSGYPKCRYVKQVETSDGKPLVNTTGVKCPECGKGELAERKGRFGMFYACTAYPKCRFSMKAKPTGNICPKCSSLMMEGTKTIPERCSNKACAMHNPHKIKPE